The region TCTTCAACTCCTTTGAATTCATCGTATTTTATGTCGGGTTCTACCTGGTCTTTTTCGGGCTGAATAACCGTCTCCATCAACTTTATCTTGTCATCGTCGCCAGTTTGTTCTTTTACGGTTATTGGAACCCGGTCTATGTGCTGTTGCTTCTGACAGTCTGCCTGGTGGCCTTTTGGGCCCAGGAGGCCCGGCCTGGTAAGTTGGTTCGCTACATCGGCGCCAGTCTGGCGATGCTGTTTTTTTTCAAATACACCGATTTTTTCATCCTGCAGGTAAACCGGCTGGGCCTGAATTGGCCGCTATTGCATCTGGTGCTGCCTGTGGGTATCTCCTTCTATGTCTTCCACGCCATCAGTTTGATGGTGGATCAACAAAGACAACGGGTTCCCCGGGTAAGCCTGGCCAAGATCGTCGCCTATATCGCCTTCTTTCCCCTGCTCATTGCCGGACCCATCGTGCGAGCCCGGACCTACATTCCCCAGCTTGAGAAAATTCATATTTTTCGCCGGGAGATGTTTCGCACCGGCATGGTGCTGTTTTTTATCGGGCTGTTCAAAAAAGTCGTTGTCGCCGACAATGTGGGGCTCTTCGTCGACGCGGTCTATGCCGCCGGGGACTCCTCTTCCACTGCGGGCAACCACTGGCTGGCGTTCTATTTCTATGCGGTGCAGATCTATTACGATTTCTCCGGCTATTCCGATATGGCCATCGGGCTTTCCCGTACCCTGGGCTATCGCTTTCCGGCCAACTTCAGACGCCCCTATTTTTCGGCCACGCTCACGGAATTCTGGCAACGCTGGCACATCTCCCTCTCCTCCTGGCTGCGGGATTATCTCTACATCGCCCTGGGGGGAAACCGTAAAGGCCATGTCCGAACCCTGGTGAATCTGGCCACGGTGATGCTGTTGGGTGGCTTGTGGCACGGCGCTTCCTGGACCTTCGTCGTCTGGGGCGCCTTGCATGGAGTGGTCTTGGGCTGGGAACGGATTTGGGCGCGTTTGGCCCTGCCGTTCCGCTGGCCCCGGCTGCTCACGACCCTGTTGACCTTCCACTTCGTCTGTTTCGCCTGGGTGCTGTTCCGCTCCCCCGATTTCGAGGCGACCATGCGCTTTCTGCAAGGCCTCTCCGACTGGGAAAGCCTGGGGGTGATCACCTCCAAATTTTTGGCGGTTCGCTGCCTCTTTCTGGTGGTGCTGGCGGGGATGATCGAGTATTTCAGCACCCCGAGGGTCTTCTGGCGGGTGTGCCATCGGGCCTGGCTGGGGCCCGTCGCCCTGGTCTACCTGTTTTTGATGCAGCTTTTTGGCAACTTCACCGCGACGCCGTTCATCTACTTTCAGTTCTGACCGGGAAAGAGGCCGCGATGCCGTTCAGGTTCAGCCATGTCACCCCGCTGTTGCGGCTTGTTCTCTTTGTGATCCTGCTGGGCGGTGTGGCCGGACATCTCGGCTATTGGGCGCTGCGCTCCCTGGTGGTCCACAGCCCGTTTCGCGTGCTCGTGGCCTACCACGCCCAGGAGTGGATTCCTCCAGGCTCCCGGATCACCCTCTTTCTGGGGGATTCCCGCATCATGGGGGGCATCAGTTCGCCGACCATCAATGGGCTCGCAGGCCGCTTCGCCGCCTTCAATCTGGCCTTCAACGGGTTGGATTTCTATTCCGCCACCTACCTGGCGGAGCAGTTCCGCCGCAGTTGCGGCTGTCGGGTCGAGCGACTGGTAATCAATATCGAATCCCTGCCCTATGGTGAGGGCGCAGCGCTGAAGGGGCTGGGAATCCCGGATCTGACGCAGTTTCTGGCGGCCTTCGACCCGGAATTGCAGGGTCAATTGGCCCGATCCCGACCGGTATTTGCACGGATTTTGCGTGTCTTCCCCCTGTTATTCTTCAATAACGAATATTTCTGGCGTAGTCTCTACTACTGGTTGAGCCATAGGGATGATCAGTCCTATGCCAACAACTATCGCCTGCACCTTTCGGAGGGAATGCTGCGCCGTTCCGCGTCGACTCTCAGGGAGGTGGTCCTCAATCGTGTCGTTCTGGAACACTATCTGGACTCCCTCAAGAAGGAGGGAATCGAACTGATCATCCTGCGGCCACCTTATCACCCGGCTTTCGAGCGGTTCACGGGAGGCATCGAGGCCTATTACCGGCAGCCGTTGGCTGCCATCGATGCGTTGCGGATAACGACATTGGATCATGCAAGCCACTTCGAGTCCCGGGAGGAGCTCTTCTCCGATGCCTTTCACCTCAATGCCGACGGACAAAAAGAGTACAGTCGCTTTATCCATGATCTTCTGTTTTGAAAGCGTTGGCAGAGCGGGAGAGACTCCGGGTGTTTCCCGCAGGGTTCCTCTCTTCCGCACATCCTGAAGGAGAGCGCGTGATCGATTTTCTGCCCTTCGGCGCCGAATACGGGTTGCATCCGAAATGGTCACCCCACTATCGCTGGTATATCCGCCTCTTCGGCATCGTGGATCTGCCGACGCGCATCCGTTTTCGCCGTTTGGCCCGATACTTCACCTCCGGTGAATACACCATTCTGGATGTGGGATGTGGTACGGGGGTCTACTCCTTCTACTTTTCCCGCGACAAACGATGTCAGGTGCTGGGGGTCGATATCGATCCGGGCTGGATTCAGGGAGCCCAGGACATTGCCCGGACCCTGCAACGCCCCAACCTGGCCTTTAGCGCGGGGGAAGGTCTCTCCACCCTGGCAGACCAACCCGACAACCATTTCGATCGGGTTCTGGCGGTGGAGGTACTCTCCTGTGTCGATCCCCTCGACGA is a window of Magnetococcales bacterium DNA encoding:
- a CDS encoding MBOAT family protein, translated to MVFNSFEFIVFYVGFYLVFFGLNNRLHQLYLVIVASLFFYGYWNPVYVLLLLTVCLVAFWAQEARPGKLVRYIGASLAMLFFFKYTDFFILQVNRLGLNWPLLHLVLPVGISFYVFHAISLMVDQQRQRVPRVSLAKIVAYIAFFPLLIAGPIVRARTYIPQLEKIHIFRREMFRTGMVLFFIGLFKKVVVADNVGLFVDAVYAAGDSSSTAGNHWLAFYFYAVQIYYDFSGYSDMAIGLSRTLGYRFPANFRRPYFSATLTEFWQRWHISLSSWLRDYLYIALGGNRKGHVRTLVNLATVMLLGGLWHGASWTFVVWGALHGVVLGWERIWARLALPFRWPRLLTTLLTFHFVCFAWVLFRSPDFEATMRFLQGLSDWESLGVITSKFLAVRCLFLVVLAGMIEYFSTPRVFWRVCHRAWLGPVALVYLFLMQLFGNFTATPFIYFQF
- a CDS encoding class I SAM-dependent methyltransferase, with product MIDFLPFGAEYGLHPKWSPHYRWYIRLFGIVDLPTRIRFRRLARYFTSGEYTILDVGCGTGVYSFYFSRDKRCQVLGVDIDPGWIQGAQDIARTLQRPNLAFSAGEGLSTLADQPDNHFDRVLAVEVLSCVDPLDEMVQQLYRVLKPGGQLLGSIPVLSTLRTSEVNLFDPEAFVARLNEAGFQECLGQSCLGGPQRLLSLLFGKLQPHPWLVAILFPLLLVLGSLLPGTWGGKAPHFVFRAIKPTDGGVA